The Haloarcula rubripromontorii genomic interval GCAGAGCCACTGTCCCGGGGCCGTTTTTCCGCTCGCCGTCACCGAACTCTATGTACGGATGGGAGTCATCATCCGGATCGAGATTGAGCTGTCGGATATGGAGCGATGCGACTTCACTCGGCCGCAGCCCCCACCCGCAACATGCGACCACAATGAATCGGTCGCGTAGCTCAGTCGCCGCTGTATATAGGCGCTGGACAGCGTCTCTATCGAGTGCCTGGTTATCCCATGATGGAGTCGTATCCCACCCAAACCGGATTTCGAGGTCGGCGAGCGGGTTGTACGCGGCAGTGCCGAACATCACTAGGTGCTTGTAGAACTGCCGTGTGTCTTGAACGTATTTACGCCGTGATGCAAGCGTCGTCAGCGCCTCATCTAGTTGGTCAAGCTCGTCGAACGTCGCTGCAACCCGATCCATTTCTGCAACGCGTTCATCGGGATTCTCCAGCGGTGCGAGCAGATCTTTTGTATCGTGGATATTGGTATATACTTTCATGTAACGTCGCAAAATAGACCGACGTGTGTCGATTGTCGCATCAGCGCGCCCCCGTCGAGTCGAAAGTTCTGCGAGGTATTCCTCGACGGCTTGCTGTGTATTGTCAGCGAGGAACTCGAATGACCCCGATTCAATCGG includes:
- a CDS encoding tyrosine-type recombinase/integrase yields the protein MDLTDCKSFYRETVVPAMKDDGLNPTVETPTYAWLNRQFPGFVKHLQRRFDLSPGQFYDEIGVPEAPIESGSFEFLADNTQQAVEEYLAELSTRRGRADATIDTRRSILRRYMKVYTNIHDTKDLLAPLENPDERVAEMDRVAATFDELDQLDEALTTLASRRKYVQDTRQFYKHLVMFGTAAYNPLADLEIRFGWDTTPSWDNQALDRDAVQRLYTAATELRDRFIVVACCGWGLRPSEVASLHIRQLNLDPDDDSHPYIEFGDGERKNGPGTVALLAGLETVERRIEALADPEWSGYLLPSSSATSGHLTAETVRRRFKSVAETAGITVDGTTPTPKTGRRFWYTTYGAAVRRVAERFEDVAAEQGSTSAMVVLDNYLSESEARSHRRAEMRETLAGLFTA